In Desulfonatronovibrio hydrogenovorans DSM 9292, the following proteins share a genomic window:
- a CDS encoding aminopeptidase: MEFEPKNCWEVFKSKKHVSAMDRLADQYIDFLSRCKTERETVDWIVKRAEGSGFRPGFSSAGFMKVHKGKSLIMVRKGKKPLAEGLRILGAHADTPRLDLKQRPLYEECRVSLAKTHYYGGIRKHQWLARPLALHGVIVKTDGTRINVCIGEDQLDPVLTIADLLPHLAYRQIEKKLSEAFEAEKLNVILGHVPELSAKDKEKKSARHNVLKILKQRFGIIEEDLYSAELQAVPAGPARYVGLDKGLIGGYGHDDRVCTFTGFEAFLKQDSPEYTQVLLIWDKEEIGSEGSSGAKSLFMEYSIEDIIDAWEPDTRIRTVFENTRAVSADVHAAMDPDYQDVHEKLNASLLGYGPVFCKFTGHRGKVGANDAHAEYVGWLRGILNKAGIPWQMAETGKVDLGGGGTVAKFLAVYGMDIIDFGPGVLGMHSPFEICSKADVYATLLAYEQFLKN, translated from the coding sequence ATGGAGTTTGAACCCAAGAACTGCTGGGAAGTTTTTAAAAGTAAAAAACACGTTTCAGCCATGGACAGGCTGGCTGATCAGTATATTGACTTTTTGAGCCGGTGCAAGACTGAACGCGAAACCGTGGACTGGATTGTGAAAAGGGCTGAAGGGTCTGGGTTCAGACCAGGTTTTTCCAGTGCCGGATTCATGAAAGTTCATAAAGGCAAAAGCTTGATCATGGTCAGAAAGGGGAAAAAGCCCCTGGCTGAAGGCCTGAGGATCCTTGGAGCCCATGCAGACACACCAAGGCTTGATCTGAAACAAAGGCCCCTGTATGAAGAATGCCGGGTCAGCCTGGCCAAGACTCATTATTACGGTGGAATCAGAAAGCATCAATGGCTGGCCAGACCCCTGGCCCTGCATGGGGTGATAGTCAAGACCGATGGAACCAGGATCAACGTCTGCATCGGCGAAGACCAGCTTGATCCTGTTTTGACCATAGCCGACCTGCTTCCCCATTTGGCCTACAGACAGATTGAAAAGAAATTGTCCGAAGCCTTTGAAGCTGAAAAACTGAATGTAATCCTGGGGCATGTCCCTGAATTGTCGGCCAAGGACAAGGAAAAAAAATCAGCAAGGCATAATGTTTTGAAGATCCTCAAGCAGCGTTTCGGGATCATTGAAGAGGACCTGTACAGTGCAGAGCTTCAGGCGGTTCCGGCTGGCCCGGCCAGATATGTGGGGCTGGATAAAGGGCTGATCGGAGGCTATGGCCATGACGACCGGGTCTGCACCTTTACCGGATTTGAGGCCTTTCTAAAACAGGACAGTCCTGAATATACCCAGGTCCTTCTGATCTGGGATAAAGAGGAGATCGGGTCTGAGGGTTCCAGCGGAGCCAAGTCCCTGTTTATGGAATACTCCATAGAAGACATTATTGATGCCTGGGAGCCTGATACAAGAATCCGGACCGTGTTTGAAAACACCAGGGCTGTTTCGGCTGATGTGCATGCGGCCATGGACCCGGATTATCAGGATGTTCACGAAAAGCTCAATGCCTCACTCCTTGGATATGGACCGGTATTCTGCAAGTTCACCGGACACCGGGGCAAGGTGGGAGCCAACGATGCCCATGCCGAGTATGTGGGCTGGTTGAGGGGCATCCTGAACAAGGCCGGGATTCCCTGGCAGATGGCTGAAACAGGCAAGGTGGACCTGGGCGGGGGAGGAACCGTGGCCAAGTTCCTGGCAGTTTACGGAATGGACATTATTGATTTTGGTCCCGGAGTCCTGGGCATGCACAGTCCCTTTGAGATCTGCAGCAAGGCTGATGTGTATGCTACCCTGCTGGCCTATGAGCAGTTTTTAAAGAACTAG
- a CDS encoding UDP-glucuronic acid decarboxylase family protein, with the protein MAILEGDFKSLVRKKILVTGGAGFIGSHLCQRLVEQGHEVVCCDNYFTGQKDHIRSLLTNPQFELLRHDITFPLYIEVDEIYNLACPASPVHYQFDPVQTTKTCVHGAINMLGLAKRVKARIFQASTSEVYGDPEVHPQREDYWGWVNPIGPRSCYDEGKRCAETLFFDYRRQHNLEIKVARIFNTYGPRMHPNDGRVVSNFIMQALYNKPITVFGKGEQTRSFCFVDDLVEGFLKFMASPPGLTGPVNLGNPVEITILELAEKIIAMTRSESRIVFKPLPRNDPRRRRPDITLAKEKLGWEPKVDLKSGLEKTIEYFKQLIQDQPSV; encoded by the coding sequence ATGGCCATACTGGAGGGAGATTTTAAAAGTCTGGTCCGCAAAAAGATCCTGGTGACCGGGGGAGCAGGATTCATTGGTTCTCATTTATGCCAGAGGCTTGTTGAGCAGGGGCATGAGGTTGTGTGCTGCGATAACTACTTTACCGGTCAAAAGGACCACATCCGGTCCCTGTTGACAAATCCTCAGTTTGAACTCCTGCGACATGACATTACTTTCCCCCTCTACATTGAAGTGGATGAGATATACAACCTGGCCTGTCCGGCCTCGCCTGTTCACTACCAGTTTGATCCTGTCCAGACCACCAAGACCTGTGTGCATGGTGCCATTAATATGCTGGGGCTGGCCAAGCGGGTCAAGGCCAGAATTTTTCAGGCCTCAACCAGTGAAGTGTACGGCGATCCGGAGGTGCATCCTCAGCGGGAGGATTACTGGGGATGGGTCAATCCCATAGGTCCCAGATCCTGTTATGACGAGGGCAAGAGATGCGCTGAAACTCTTTTTTTCGACTATCGGCGTCAGCACAATCTGGAGATCAAGGTGGCCAGGATATTCAATACCTATGGCCCCAGAATGCATCCCAATGACGGCCGGGTGGTGAGCAACTTTATCATGCAGGCCCTCTACAACAAACCCATTACTGTATTTGGAAAGGGGGAGCAGACCAGGTCGTTCTGCTTTGTGGACGATCTGGTTGAAGGTTTTCTCAAGTTCATGGCTTCACCGCCTGGACTTACGGGTCCGGTGAATCTTGGCAACCCTGTGGAAATAACCATTCTGGAGCTGGCTGAAAAAATTATTGCCATGACCAGGTCAGAATCAAGGATTGTGTTTAAGCCCCTGCCCAGAAATGACCCCAGGCGCAGAAGACCGGACATCACCCTGGCCAAAGAAAAGCTTGGGTGGGAGCCAAAAGTGGATCTAAAGAGCGGCCTGGAAAAGACCATTGAATATTTTAAACAGCTGATCCAGGACCAACCCTCTGTTTGA